One region of Mycolicibacterium insubricum genomic DNA includes:
- the ipdC gene encoding (3aS,4S,5R,7aS)-5-hydroxy-7a-methyl-1-oxo-octahydro-1H-indene-4-carboxyl-CoA dehydrogenase, whose product MSTLKTALTELVGITHPVVQTGMGWVAGARLVAATSNAGGLGILASATMTLDELATAVTKVKAATDKPFGINIRADAGDANDRVDLLIREGVKVASFALAPKPDLIARLKEAGVVVIPSVGAAKHAKKVAGWGADAVIVQGGEGGGHTGPIATTLLLPSVLDAVAGTGMPVIAAGGFFDGRGLAAALSYGAAGVAMGTRFLLTADSTVPDEVKQRYLAAALDGTVVSTRVDGMPHRVLRTGLVEKLESGSRLRGFAAAVGNAQKFKKLSGMTWASMAKDGLAMRHGKELTWSQVVMAANTPMLLKAGLVDGNTEAGVLASGQVAGILDDLPSCAELVPAIVAEAVEHLRTAAGFITD is encoded by the coding sequence GTGAGCACGCTGAAGACCGCGCTGACCGAGCTCGTCGGGATCACCCATCCCGTCGTGCAGACCGGGATGGGCTGGGTGGCCGGGGCGCGGCTGGTGGCGGCGACGTCCAACGCCGGTGGTCTGGGCATCCTCGCGTCGGCGACCATGACGCTCGACGAGCTCGCCACCGCCGTCACCAAGGTCAAGGCTGCCACCGACAAGCCGTTCGGCATCAACATTCGGGCCGACGCGGGCGACGCGAACGACCGCGTCGATCTGCTGATCCGCGAGGGAGTCAAGGTCGCGTCGTTCGCCCTGGCCCCCAAGCCCGACCTGATCGCCAGGCTGAAAGAGGCGGGCGTGGTGGTGATCCCGTCGGTCGGCGCCGCCAAGCACGCCAAGAAGGTGGCCGGCTGGGGCGCGGATGCGGTGATCGTCCAGGGCGGTGAGGGCGGTGGGCATACCGGCCCGATCGCGACCACGCTGCTGCTGCCGTCGGTGCTCGACGCCGTCGCCGGCACCGGGATGCCGGTGATCGCCGCGGGCGGGTTCTTCGACGGCCGCGGTCTGGCCGCGGCGCTGTCCTACGGTGCCGCCGGCGTCGCGATGGGCACCCGGTTCCTGTTGACCGCGGACTCGACCGTGCCCGACGAGGTCAAGCAGCGCTACCTGGCGGCCGCCCTCGACGGCACCGTGGTGTCCACCCGGGTCGACGGCATGCCGCACCGGGTATTGCGCACCGGGCTGGTGGAAAAGCTGGAAAGCGGTTCGCGGTTGCGCGGTTTCGCCGCCGCGGTGGGCAACGCGCAGAAGTTCAAGAAGCTGTCCGGCATGACCTGGGCGTCGATGGCCAAAGACGGCCTGGCCATGCGGCACGGCAAGGAGCTGACCTGGTCGCAGGTGGTGATGGCGGCCAACACCCCGATGCTGCTCAAGGCCGGTCTGGTCGACGGCAACACCGAGGCCGGCGTGCTGGCATCCGGTCAGGTGGCCGGCATCCTCGACGACCTGCCGTCGTGCGCCGAGCTCGTCCCGGCGATCGTCGCCGAGGCCGTCGAGCACCTGCGCACCGCGGCCGGGTTCATCACCGACTGA
- a CDS encoding M15 family metallopeptidase encodes MNTHAAGAGARIGRALAALATVACLTQCSGNSEPGDSAASSAPAAAETVVTSTPPPRVSTVTAAELGDSWRPGCPVGPDQLRRVEIDYIDPKGQSQRGYLIVHRDIVDQVQQIFGRLREMAFPITKMEPAQHYPGADDELSMEADNTSAFNCRGIPGSRSWSQHAYGRAVDINPLINPMVNLGGSYEPSNAEPYLDRTRKDPGMLHAGDPAVRAFTDRGWTWGGDWRSPKDYQHFELPGH; translated from the coding sequence GTGAACACACATGCGGCGGGGGCCGGTGCCCGGATCGGGCGGGCGCTGGCGGCGCTGGCGACGGTGGCGTGTCTGACCCAGTGCTCGGGGAACTCCGAGCCCGGCGACTCCGCCGCGTCCTCGGCACCGGCCGCGGCCGAGACGGTGGTCACCTCGACGCCGCCGCCACGGGTGTCTACGGTGACCGCCGCCGAACTCGGCGACAGCTGGCGCCCCGGGTGCCCGGTCGGCCCCGATCAGCTGCGCCGTGTCGAGATCGACTACATCGACCCCAAGGGGCAGTCGCAGCGCGGTTACCTGATCGTGCACCGGGACATCGTCGATCAGGTCCAGCAGATCTTCGGCAGGCTGCGCGAGATGGCCTTCCCGATCACCAAGATGGAGCCCGCACAACACTATCCGGGTGCCGACGACGAACTGTCCATGGAGGCCGACAACACCTCGGCGTTCAACTGCCGCGGAATCCCCGGGTCCCGCAGCTGGTCCCAGCACGCCTACGGCCGAGCCGTCGACATCAACCCGCTGATCAATCCGATGGTGAATCTCGGTGGCTCCTATGAGCCGAGCAACGCCGAGCCCTACCTGGACCGGACCCGCAAGGACCCGGGCATGCTGCACGCCGGGGACCCCGCGGTGCGCGCCTTCACCGACCGAGGTTGGACCTGGGGTGGAGACTGGCGCAGTCCGAAGGACTACCAGCACTTCGAGTTGCCGGGGCACTGA
- a CDS encoding NDMA-dependent alcohol dehydrogenase has protein sequence MKTNAAILWEFGGDWSVEEIDLDPPQEGEVLVSWEATGLCHSDEHIRTGDLPTPLPIIGGHEGAGTVLEVGPGVRDLAPGDRVVASFLPACGRCRFCSTGHQNLCDLGAFIMGGTQLDHTYRRRARGQNIGAMALVGTFSEYGTVPEASIVKIDDDLPLSRACLLGCGVTTGWGSAVNTADVAPGDTVVVIGLGGIGSGAVQGARLAGAEKIVVVEPVATKRELAFLFGATHFVASMPEATALVADLTRGVMADSAILTVGLLEGSMVEEAANIVRKGGAVVMTALGRLDDAALTLNMAMFTLFQKRLLGSLYGEANPRADIPRLLSLYRDGKLLLDETVTHEYTLAEVNQGYADMRAGRNIRGVVLLEH, from the coding sequence GTGAAGACCAATGCCGCCATCCTGTGGGAGTTCGGGGGCGACTGGTCGGTCGAGGAGATCGACCTCGACCCGCCGCAGGAGGGAGAGGTGCTGGTCTCCTGGGAGGCGACCGGGCTGTGCCACTCCGACGAGCACATCCGCACCGGCGACCTCCCGACACCGCTGCCCATCATCGGCGGGCATGAGGGCGCCGGCACCGTGCTCGAGGTCGGTCCCGGGGTCCGGGATCTTGCCCCCGGCGACCGGGTGGTCGCCTCGTTCCTGCCGGCCTGCGGCCGCTGCCGGTTCTGCTCGACCGGTCACCAGAACCTTTGTGATCTGGGCGCTTTCATCATGGGCGGCACCCAACTCGACCATACCTACCGGCGTCGGGCACGCGGCCAGAACATCGGTGCGATGGCGCTGGTCGGGACGTTCTCGGAATACGGCACGGTACCCGAAGCGTCGATCGTTAAGATCGACGACGACCTTCCGCTCTCCCGGGCCTGCCTGCTGGGCTGCGGGGTCACCACCGGGTGGGGCTCGGCGGTCAACACCGCCGACGTGGCCCCCGGGGACACCGTGGTGGTGATCGGCCTGGGCGGGATCGGCAGCGGCGCCGTGCAGGGTGCGCGGTTGGCCGGGGCCGAGAAGATCGTCGTCGTCGAACCGGTGGCGACCAAGCGCGAGCTGGCATTCCTGTTCGGCGCCACCCATTTCGTGGCCTCGATGCCCGAGGCGACGGCACTGGTCGCCGACCTGACCAGGGGCGTGATGGCCGACTCGGCGATCCTGACCGTCGGACTGCTGGAGGGTTCGATGGTCGAGGAGGCCGCCAATATCGTCCGCAAGGGCGGCGCCGTCGTGATGACCGCGCTCGGCCGGCTCGACGACGCCGCCCTGACGCTGAACATGGCGATGTTCACGCTGTTCCAGAAGCGGCTGCTCGGCAGTCTGTACGGCGAGGCCAATCCGCGCGCCGACATCCCCCGCCTGCTGAGCCTCTATCGGGACGGCAAGCTGCTGCTCGACGAGACCGTCACGCACGAGTACACGCTGGCCGAGGTCAACCAGGGCTACGCGGACATGCGCGCCGGCCGCAACATTCGCGGCGTGGTGCTACTGGAGCACTGA
- the fadA6 gene encoding steroid 3-ketoacyl-CoA thiolase FadA6: protein MGQAYVIDAVRTAVGKRGGALSGIHPVDLGAYAWRGLIDRVGVDPDAVDDVVAGCVDAIGGQAGNIGRLSWLAAGYSEAVPGVTVDRQCGSSQQAISFGAQAIMSGTADLIVAGGMQNMSQIPISSAMVLGEQFGFTSPTNESREWLKRYGDQEISQFRGSEMIAERWNLSREDMERFALQSHNRAFAAIKAGNFDNEIITIETEDGPFRVDEGPRESSLEKMAGLKTLVDGGRLTAAMASQISDGASAVLLASEQAVKDHGLKPRARIHHISARGADPVLMLTGPIPATRYALDKTGLSIEDIDTVEINEAFAPVVMAWLAETGADPAKVNPSGGAIALGHPLGATGAKLFATMLNTLERTGGRYGLQTMCEGGGTANVTIIERL from the coding sequence ATGGGGCAAGCGTATGTGATCGATGCCGTTCGGACCGCCGTCGGCAAGCGCGGCGGTGCGCTGTCCGGCATTCACCCGGTGGACCTGGGCGCCTACGCCTGGCGCGGTCTGATCGACCGCGTCGGCGTCGACCCGGACGCCGTCGACGACGTGGTGGCCGGTTGCGTGGACGCCATCGGCGGGCAGGCCGGCAACATCGGCCGGCTGTCCTGGCTCGCGGCCGGCTACTCCGAGGCGGTCCCCGGTGTCACCGTCGACCGCCAGTGCGGCTCCAGCCAGCAGGCGATTTCCTTTGGCGCCCAGGCCATTATGTCCGGTACCGCCGACCTGATCGTCGCCGGCGGCATGCAGAACATGAGCCAGATCCCGATCAGCTCGGCGATGGTCCTCGGCGAGCAGTTCGGCTTCACCTCGCCCACCAACGAGTCCCGCGAGTGGCTCAAACGCTATGGTGACCAGGAGATTTCGCAGTTCCGCGGCTCGGAGATGATCGCCGAGCGGTGGAACCTGTCCCGTGAGGACATGGAACGCTTTGCGCTGCAGAGCCATAACCGTGCGTTCGCCGCGATCAAAGCCGGCAACTTCGACAACGAGATCATCACCATCGAGACCGAGGACGGCCCGTTCCGGGTCGACGAGGGGCCGCGGGAATCCAGCCTGGAGAAGATGGCCGGGCTCAAGACCCTGGTCGACGGCGGCCGGCTGACCGCCGCGATGGCCAGTCAGATCTCCGACGGCGCCTCGGCGGTGCTGCTGGCCAGCGAGCAGGCCGTCAAGGATCACGGGTTGAAGCCCCGGGCTCGCATCCACCACATCAGCGCCCGCGGCGCCGACCCGGTGCTGATGCTGACCGGACCGATCCCGGCCACCCGCTACGCCCTGGACAAGACGGGGCTGTCGATCGAGGACATCGACACCGTCGAGATCAACGAGGCGTTCGCCCCGGTGGTGATGGCCTGGCTGGCCGAGACCGGCGCCGACCCGGCCAAGGTCAACCCCTCCGGCGGCGCCATCGCGCTGGGCCATCCGCTCGGTGCCACCGGTGCCAAGCTGTTCGCCACCATGCTCAACACCCTGGAGCGCACCGGCGGCCGCTACGGCCTGCAGACCATGTGCGAGGGTGGCGGCACCGCCAACGTCACCATCATCGAACGCCTCTGA
- a CDS encoding TetR/AcrR family transcriptional regulator, which produces MDREPPSRRDELLELSAQMFAERGLKATTVRDIADAAGILSGSLYHHFSSKEQMVEEVLRSFLDWLFARYREVIDTEPDPLARFRGLFMVSFEAIEHRHAQVVIYQDEAKRVSSQPRFEFLDERNREQRQMWLEVLREGVDAGVFRTDIDVDLVYRFIRDTTWVSVRWYRPGGPLNAEQVGRHYLQIVLGGIAPSGAEK; this is translated from the coding sequence GTGGACAGAGAACCGCCCAGCCGGCGCGATGAGCTCTTGGAGCTCTCCGCGCAGATGTTCGCCGAGCGCGGACTGAAGGCGACGACGGTTCGCGACATCGCCGACGCCGCCGGGATCCTCTCCGGCAGCCTCTACCACCACTTTTCCTCCAAGGAGCAGATGGTCGAGGAGGTGCTGCGCAGCTTCCTGGACTGGCTGTTCGCCCGCTACCGCGAGGTGATCGACACCGAACCTGATCCGCTGGCCCGGTTCCGCGGGCTGTTCATGGTCTCCTTCGAGGCCATCGAACACCGGCACGCCCAGGTGGTCATCTACCAGGACGAGGCCAAACGGGTCTCCAGCCAGCCGCGCTTCGAGTTCCTCGACGAGCGCAACCGCGAGCAGCGGCAGATGTGGCTCGAGGTGCTTCGCGAGGGCGTCGACGCCGGGGTGTTCCGCACCGATATCGACGTCGACCTGGTCTACCGGTTCATCCGGGACACGACGTGGGTCTCGGTGCGCTGGTATCGCCCGGGCGGGCCGCTGAACGCCGAGCAGGTCGGCCGCCATTACCTGCAGATCGTCCTCGGCGGTATCGCGCCGAGTGGAGCCGAGAAATAG